From the genome of Phreatobacter cathodiphilus, one region includes:
- a CDS encoding glycosyltransferase, whose protein sequence is MAEITAVDTYSFVPDDLRLAERSPGISAFVRTKNGADFLRQTILSHAPFVDEIVAVYNQCTDATEAVLAGLQDELGPEKLKLFHYLPRVHPPGSRDHAAEPGHSPHSVVNYSNFALSRTTRAIVVKLDDDHIAFERGLRPMVDRLRREGLAPGRMNCFSGLNLVREENGGVGIHADTPFSGNGDIGFFAMTPDAYFVHDRRFEDFRKYHFRRVFTGFAYWHMKYLKTGLGFANYEIDSGGNRRFAKKERHFHRRREVTTIPELAATMPRLRASLMRLVPFDKWALIGNRALAMAEGAVTEADLADLVARYGLGTLLNGDAAA, encoded by the coding sequence ATGGCCGAGATCACCGCCGTCGACACCTATTCCTTCGTCCCCGACGATCTCAGGCTCGCCGAGCGCAGCCCGGGAATCTCGGCTTTCGTGCGCACCAAGAACGGGGCGGACTTCCTGCGCCAGACCATCCTCAGCCACGCGCCCTTCGTCGACGAGATCGTGGCTGTCTACAACCAGTGCACCGACGCGACCGAAGCGGTGCTGGCGGGCCTGCAGGACGAACTCGGGCCGGAGAAACTCAAGCTCTTCCACTACCTGCCGCGCGTCCACCCACCGGGCTCGCGGGATCATGCCGCCGAGCCCGGGCACTCCCCCCACAGCGTCGTCAACTATTCTAATTTCGCCCTGTCGCGGACCACCCGCGCGATCGTCGTGAAGCTCGACGACGATCACATCGCCTTCGAGCGCGGCCTGCGGCCGATGGTGGACCGGCTGCGCCGGGAGGGCCTGGCGCCCGGCCGCATGAACTGCTTCTCCGGCCTCAACCTCGTGCGCGAGGAAAATGGCGGGGTTGGCATCCATGCCGACACGCCCTTTTCCGGCAACGGCGACATCGGCTTCTTCGCGATGACCCCGGACGCCTATTTCGTGCATGATCGACGCTTCGAGGACTTCCGGAAATATCACTTCCGCCGCGTCTTCACCGGCTTCGCCTACTGGCACATGAAATATCTGAAGACCGGCCTCGGCTTCGCCAATTACGAGATCGATAGCGGCGGCAACAGGCGTTTCGCCAAGAAGGAGCGGCACTTCCACCGCCGCCGCGAGGTCACCACCATTCCCGAGCTGGCCGCCACCATGCCGCGCCTGCGCGCCTCGCTGATGCGGCTCGTCCCCTTCGACAAATGGGCGCTGATCGGCAATCGGGCGCTGGCCATGGCCGAGGGCGCGGTCACCGAGGCCGACCTCGCAGACCTCGTCGCCCGCTATGGGCTCGGCACCCTGTTGAACGGCGATGCGGCCGCCTGA